TGGAGAAGTTTTTGGATTTGCTATGAAAAGAGGTTTTGAGTTTATTGGGAAAGAATTGTAAATGATTTTGGAGATTTAAATTTTGCAGGGAACAGCTTTCCTCTACAGTTTCATTGCGGCTGTTGGCTCATTGATTGGTATGCTTCTTCTTTTATGGAAGGAGAAATGGGCGAGGACTAATTCAATCAAATTGATAAGTCTTTCAGGTGGAATTTTTTTAGGCATAGTTTTTATCCATTTATTGCCTGAGTCAATCGAAATAAATGAAAATGCCCTGTGGTATTGTCTTGGTGGGTTTATTTCATTTTATCTTCTCGAATCTTTATTTCTTTTTCACTCCCATTCAGATGAAGAGCCATCAGGAGAGAGACATCATAAGTTTGGGATGCTTGCAGTCGTTGGCCTTTTTATTCACTCGATGTTCGATGGTATAGGAATTGGCGCAGGATTTGAGATAGATGCGCGGCTTGGATTTTTAGCAGTTGTGGCTGTGCTTTCCCATAAGGTGCCTGACGGGATTGCAATTGCAGGCATTCTTTTCCATGCAAGAGAATCTCTGAAAAAAGTTGTTCTCTATTCTGTTGTTA
The DNA window shown above is from Candidatus Schekmanbacteria bacterium and carries:
- a CDS encoding ZIP family metal transporter, with protein sequence MQGTAFLYSFIAAVGSLIGMLLLLWKEKWARTNSIKLISLSGGIFLGIVFIHLLPESIEINENALWYCLGGFISFYLLESLFLFHSHSDEEPSGERHHKFGMLAVVGLFIHSMFDGIGIGAGFEIDARLGFLAVVAVLSHKVPDGIAIAGILFHARESLKKVVLYSVVISLATPLGTFLVGIFFKNIEETVVGALLAFASGFFLYISASDLIPQTHNERNALNFVILTVGVLLMYILKVIT